Proteins encoded by one window of Octopus bimaculoides isolate UCB-OBI-ISO-001 chromosome 4, ASM119413v2, whole genome shotgun sequence:
- the LOC106872763 gene encoding FMRFamide receptor: MITSNSTIDSLIYDVTSIKAGYNVLVQSTLETLVQSSEESSDTNNNMEALRMTRFIVQKICVPIVIFFGVVSNILNIIVLTHKSMNTSTNVYLTVLAVFDTLYLIFGFTLSLKHFSQVSSVDAYIYWVPIAHVLTDMCSNVGVWQTITFTVERYIGVCHPIRGHVICTPQRARIITAIVSSIAIAVTVPEFFERQTVKRLDSNNQTILRNEWTEFAETYAYDKGYNWFIVTSFTFLPLISLVFFNGLLIRAVVKANKIRRFMSKAPLRKSSEKSGSEQQKITLMLISVALVFLICQFPGALLLLYSRSIAPGRRGNDIKIAANITNLLVQINSSVNFILYSLISTKFRRTFALVFCCRKRAIARHTNFNQTEISNIYRATPRTSVGVTWCPTRSNVAPQASRSTVRTFPFKPIENGSPKKMKDYVNLEEYSPFEISPNNSPDEKDSVL, encoded by the coding sequence atgATTACAAGCAACTCAACCATCGATTCTTTGATTTACGACGTGACAAGCATCAAAGCCGGCTACAATGTACTCGTCCAGTCAACTCTGGAAACATTGGTTCAGTCCAGTGAAGAAAGTTCTGATACAAACAACAACATGGAAGCACTTCGTATGACACGCTTTATCGTTCAAAAGATATGTGTGCCCATTGTTATATTCTTTGGTGTGGTAAGCAATATACTGAATATTATTGTGCTCACTCACAAGTCCATGAATACATCGACTAATGTTTATCTAACAGTTTTGGCAGTCTTTGACACGCTCTATCTTATATTCGGTTTCACGTTGAGTTTGAAACACTTCTCACAGGTTAGCTCTGTTGATGCCTACATCTACTGGGTTCCCATTGCACATGTTCTCACAGACATGTGCAGTAACGTGGGTGTATGGCAAACCATCACATTCACAGTGGAACGTTACATCGGTGTCTGTCACCCGATCCGTGGACACGTGATTTGTACTCCGCAGCGTGCGCGTATAATTACGGCCATAGTTTCATCCATCGCCATTGCTGTAACTGTCCCTGAGTTTTTTGAACGCCAGACAGTGAAAAGACTTGATTCAAACAATCAAACAATACTAAGAAATGAATGGACAGAATTTGCAGAAACATACGCCTACGACAAAGGTTATAATTGGTTCATAGTTACCTCTTTCACCTTTCTTCCCCTCATATCTCTTGTGTTTTTCAATGGGCTCCTTATAAGGGCTGTTGTCAAAGCCAATAAAATACGCCGCTTTATGTCAAAGGCGCCATTGCGAAAATCGTCGGAGAAGAGCGGCAGCGAGCAACAGAAAATCACTTTGATGTTAATAAGCGTAGCTTTAGTCTTCCTCATATGTCAGTTTCCCGGAGCATTACTACTGCTTTACTCAAGAAGCATAGCTCCTGGCAGAAGAGGAAATGACATAAAAATCGCCGCTAATATCACAAATCTGCTAGTCCAGATAAATTCTTCGgttaatttcattctttattctttaatcaGCACGAAATTCCGACGAACTTTTGCATTAGTGTTCTGCTGTCGCAAAAGAGCGATAGCACGCCACACaaattttaatcaaacagaaATCTCTAACATTTATCGAGCTACACCGAGAACATCAGTGGGCGTCACGTGGTGTCCGACACGATCGAACGTCGCACCACAAGCGAGTCGAAGTACAGTCAGGACTTTTCCGTTTAAACCTATAGAAAATGGGAGtcccaaaaaaatgaaagactatGTTAATTTGGAAGAATACTCTCCTTTCGAAATTTCACCAAATAATTCACCGGACGAAAAAGACAGTGTCTTATAA